DNA sequence from the Diorhabda sublineata isolate icDioSubl1.1 chromosome 6, icDioSubl1.1, whole genome shotgun sequence genome:
gaattttttataccaattctggCACGTGCGCACTGTAAAGTAATCAGCACCTTTATGGTGGAAAAAGATATTACATTACCCCCTTGAAAGTTTCAGGGCGCAACTGAaatccacttttttattatttgagctagcgaaaaaaaaaattgtccagGAAAGAGAAAAATCTGTTTATTGTATGGGACCATAAacagattttttaatttgaaaaaattggaaagtcCTGCGGTTAAATGGTTATTACACTGAAGtcatagaaaactaaaaatatcaatttgatcaattttaaGAGAGCTTAATATAGCTAAATCTTATTAAAATTCACAGAAATATCACGATTTACCTGAGATCAACCCAAGCATGTCTTGTTTACTCCACTAAATGGCGGAAAGTTAATTATTTAAcgtttctaatttatttattaacaaatagatGAAGACAacgatagttttttttttaatattgaggATCATACTAGAAAGTGTCAGCTGGAACAAACTCTACTGAACAAAGATAAGGGACAAAGATAAGAAACAATAAAGAGCAGCTAGAATTCAAAACTAATCAacataaataattgtaatgatgCTTATCCTTCAACTTAACTGAAAATTAGTTTACCAAAACGGTTTTCAAGTTAACAATCTGTCTGATTTGTCTTTTGGAACTTCCAATTTCCatgttaatgaaaaatttttaattaaaaacagtATTACATGCTATCACTACAACAATAATCACAATTACAATGTCTAACaggcgtttcaataaccaagttatcgtttttaGAAACTGCAGGTAAACTCTCTGAAGAGTTTATGCttttacataaataattcaCCTTCAGTAAATCTTAATAGAACAAACAGAGTGTGTTAGcctcatattttatatatttataatgaattaacACTATATTGAACCAAATAAACACATGACTAAAACAGGCAGAAGTTTTTTTAGAAGGTCtagtaaaaatagataaaaccTTATTTCACTTACCTTATAATGGCACCTAGAAAAATgatgtttgaaataatttcacatatttagACAAAAAATTTTAGCAGAGCAGTTTTTCCCTTTgaagataaatgaaaatagattttaGCTTTTGTGAAAgaatagatttttataaaaattagaacaaagatgtgttgaaactaaaaatacttttactattgaattataatttattatttccataaaaatgtgaaaatttttcatttttcttccatattctagaatatttcaataattatatttcaatttatgcGTCACGTTTAATAATCGAACAAAGGAAccattttctttatgaaattcagaatatttattaatattatcattataatttttttatttataaataacttttgagtttgtaaaatattaaaattaaatattattgaactgactaatttagagaaaataaagatatagaaataaaaataaaacgagaCAACGCCTTGTTACCCCGACTGAAGATTTTCAGATAAAATCATATTCACAAAAGCCACACCAAATCTACATACATTTTACGTAATTTCCTAAAAAACCATACTTCTAATATTTAACCCACAAACCATTAAATCTAGCACTTTTAATAATAGAAagttatttttacattttataataattataaaatctacTTATAGGTCATCAAAAAAGATTGAAACATTTACATTTCCGGGGAAAGGAGAACTATCCATTGCGGTTTCCATTATGTCTCGATTTTCCACCTACTATACTTATTCACATTatacaaatacaacaatcaatttgataaaaaacaacaCATTTCAcgaaaaaaacgtcaaaaaagcTTTTTTATCGCCATTCCACCATCATCGTCAGCTTGCATTTTTGACAACATTTGACAGAAGTTGAGGTTAGTGTGGGTTAATGGCGTACTTCGGAGCgcgaaatttgaaatttcgatcGTAATacctgtttttgaaataaattttacaagtgaatttttttgaattgaaatggTTAAAAAAGGCGTATTATCTATTCGAATTAAATATGACCTTGATAAAtctagaaataagaaaatactaCCGCATGCAATTTAAAATAtcccaataaaaataaattatcatcaGGAggacaaaaatactttttttttacaatttctagTGGTCTACTCACCTTCTAAgatcttaaatatattttattgctcatattataaattttctctGTTTAAAAATTCGCATTTTATTagtgaaaaaatcgaattataatttataaatattcaaattaaaataattttcacccaactttttaaaactgaaaatatatattctattcCATTTTTAAATACTACAATTTAGTATCAAGATTTGagatttatatgaaattattattattcaattgtaAATTCAAACATCAATGAAAAATTAAGGGTCGTTTCATCGGAtaactattcaaatatttctgtatgccaaacattaaattaatatcaagtttttgcattaataataacatataaacaccaaatttgataattttctctaaaaatattcaatttaccCATGCAAAGAATACGATTAAATGTCAATATGTATTTTAACTATTATTGGTTACATCAATAGGAGTTTCCAAAAACCGTTGTtgcatttgaactactgttTCTACCAATTCACCAACCCTCACAATTACTCTGTCTGATCTTTTGAACCTTCTCAGGGGCACCAAGgacaaaaaaatgtcattatgAGCGTTGGTGTAGTGGAAGAAAACAGCAAATTCAGCTTTGGTTATCGTTAGGCCATTTTATGGatagtagaaataaataattgtactaaaactaatttaaaataaatctcGTACATCCCTGAGATGCTTAATATTGCAATAAAACCATATTTACCCTTTTTATAATGTTGATACTTCCTAATTACCTTACTCCATGTAATATCTGATACTTTCCAAATAATGAAACAACCGAAAACACTTAattgttccaataattttttaaatgtttaataattttaaaatctacTTAAACAATCGttctaaattttgatttgagagTACTCTAATGGATGGTAGatctaattattaaaaaataattgagatatATTGCTCTACGATGCTAGTTTAATTTTGAAAGTTGTACTTCATCGaatgatttttatgttttatataaactatGAAGATAACAACATGAGTTGTCTTTATACTAATTCATATAACCAATAGTTCCaatacataaaaacattttagattttaaatgggtcataaattgaattttcattgtggtcaattttaaatacatttttataatgatttacATCTATTAGTTCTCTAtattaactaaaatataatgaaattcaaTATGACccattaaaaactatttttttttgttttttttttctactatctcaaaataaaagtaatacaATCGATACATACAAACAGGCGGACCTACCTTTGGTGGATTGAGCACCCtattgaaaaagtaaatttcaTCTTCGGTTACAATCGGACTGTGGATGTACTTCTTGAGTCCACCTGGAGTGAGTTTCTTGACTTGTTTGTTGATTTCATCGTACATAGACGCGCATATGTAGACGTCAGATTCAGGTATTTCCGTTGGTCGATCTATAAATGGAACATCAAATATCAGTACTCACCttttaaaaacacattttacTGAATACGttgagaatttattttcctatacaatacactttttaattcattgttatattattataaatatatattatatattgcACCAAAGCTGGAACAAATATAGGATTTTCTGTGATCCATTAAAAATTTGACTCCTTTGTGAGTTGGAACCCAGTACTCCTATATGTCAACTATGAGTTGAGCTCGACTATGAGAAAGAATCTGTCACATTTCAGATAGTTTATTTTTAGGCTCATATATATTTACGGTAATTTATCCTCTTTGGTGGTgcttaaatatttaaatttacttCCTCGCTGATGTTTATACTTACATATCACCCAATCGCTCAATTCTAAAACATGGCACTTTCCAATAATACTGACAATAGGACTGGTTTCTTCTAAACTGGATAAAAATACTTCTTGTTTGTAAAATAGCCTAGTTGGATTGTGAGGTATATCCGTTGGTTGTATAAACCAAGGGCCACGAAAGTAACATTTACCActgcaaaaaaaattctttataaattaGATATAACAATTACATCGATACCGGTAGTTTTAAACAAACtccttattttcaatttgagtTCCAAAAGAGACACTCACAGTGTTCATAGAATAAATCTAGTACTAAAGAATGAACTTCGATGCCAGATAAACAACAAGGGACAAAATCAAGAAACAACTGAGATACAAAGAGTACCACTAACTATCTATTAAATGCAGATGTTATGAAATTAGAAAACAATATACATAGAAAAGACAAAGATGAAGAATAATGGCAAACATACTCACTCCTTCGTTTCCCAAATACTATCTATTTGTGCTATAATTTGTTTACCCCCATCAGCTACAACATACACGTAATCGCCCGTTTTAATCACACCAGAACACATTGTATTAAACTGTTCGTAATATGTGTTACCGTCATCTATGTCCATATTATTGTCGGCCACCACATtctgaaaacaaatattatcaGTCTGTtgacattttctaaatttttttaaataaaaactttcaacttaccaatttttccttttcatcGAATCTTTCTAAATCTTCCAATTCTTGTAGCTCGTCTTTGTGTTTTTCTATGCGTTCACGAAACACAGACATAACCCTTTTGGGTTGAATTGGAACTTCCCTAGGTACTAGTTTTATTGTAGGATTATCGGGGTagactttaatttttttaaataatctagTCCTAGTTCTATATCGAGATTCACACACATATACATCTTTGTCTTCATAACCtacaaatcaaatatatttgtgCAGAAAGGACAACGAATAAAccgaagaaaattattattaataataggTAGCAGTTGAAACTaaagaacaaagaaatattcaaatcagtGGTGAAGAACTACATGGagatgagaaaaaatatatcaactaatactgaaaagaaaaatactatcgaaacatgaaatttgttaaatgagaaaataaaagttgagaatataaactaatttaataaattatctggtaaaattctacaaaagtttgtgaaaaataaaaaaaaacagttctaGTATGTGATATAAATGACACATGTACATATCTGAGTTTAATCTCTGGATACTGTTGACATTGGAATAAGAATATACCATTTACAGTTGAAAATTAGTAGCgcaattcaatttaattttattttatggtaCAAAAACACATATGTGCTTAATAAACATCTAACTTGGTATAGAGAGTTAAAAGATGTCCTTGAATGAAACAGTCACTTCGAAAacatttgaggaaaaaaatagttttaatgcatgagttctttttatttatttatattgtttctttaatttctaGAACTCTTAAgaattcttttgggatatataaagagtatagcgcagtttagttagtttataataaatagtcgtagtatAGTATTATAGActgaaatagaaagtaatcgaagaatttaaacaTATTATATAAGTTAATTAGTGATAAgtgattatataaattagttaaatgtagtacaaaatatttaaacaaattaagaaataagaGACAGAattagaaatcgtataaataaataaataagaaaaacattagaATATGAATCCAACCCATATACCGATAACATTTGGTTATTGTTTTGAAGGTAACTTAGCTCAAAAATAGAGAATATTAACCCTTGTGTGATTGATGAGGTACCTGGGTTCCCTTAGAATTATcatatttaaagaaaagtttAGCTCTCTGTAGGTAGCTGTGATTTCCTAAGAGCTTGTAACTATTCGTTAGTTGTATATTTTTGACCCAATCAactattttcaatgttttgtaaaaactaaaacatatttttatctcGAAATAGAGTGACAAAGTAGTCGGGTACTGCCTTTTAAAATCTAGTTTAGTCTAACTCATAGATTTCGAAGATCCAGAAGATGTCGAAAGCCCTAGTTCTTGACCTAGCACGTTCTATATTGCAGATCTTACATTGtgaattttttagttttgttctaTATTTTCACGACACAGTTGTAGACTCAATgatttcaaaaactttctatGTCTATATGCTGCCAAGCTGCAATGTCaatgatttgtaaaaaaaaaactaaaaggtCATCGATTCAATGTAGAAACAAATCTAGATTGTTTACATTACGTATAAACTTTATGAATTTACCTCATCACTGTgataaaagtgttttatttgtCACTCACATTTTTAGACCAATCTTGTAAACATGAGGCTTGAATAGttggaaaattaaaattaaactcaCCCTCTGGCCTCATTGTAAAGTAATATTTGACATTTACAACACAACATTTGCCTATAATTTCCTCCACCGGTACAGCTACATACGAATCCGATTTGAAAacttcattttccaaaaattttcttgtCGATACGTGATATGTTTCGGCAGGCCTAAAGTAATAATTTCCGTATATCATTTGTTGCCCGTTGTTCTCCCACAATCTCTCTATACAGAGTATGTGAGTATCGCAACCTTTTTCTTTGGCTTCTAAATACACGAATTCTCCAACTTGAAAAGTccgtttttcacatttttcgttTGATGCACAGCCGTTTGTTCCATCACTATCATTAGGTTCTGCGTCATTTGTAGTATTGTTAATATTTAGTTCTTTATTTACACTAAGTTTTTTGTTATCACTGTCACTGTCTTTTTCAGTTTTCGTACATTTAACATCACTGACAGATTCTCCTTGTGTATTATCtttacttttcattttattattactaacaTCTTCACTTTGACTATTGGCTTCGTTATTATTGATTAATTGTTTCTCATCATTTGGGCTTTTACTATTGACTAATTCGTTTTCGTTACTCatcgtttcttcttcttcttcatcatcatcttcttcttctccgTTCGCTTCATTTacgttgttgatttttttactgGTATTAGTATCGTCGACCATACTTTCTTctttgatattattgaaatcTCCAGTCGATCTGATTTCTTCGTTAACATTTATCTCTTTTAATATCGAATCTTCCGAGCTCCTTGTTTCAGTTTCATCTTCGATAGATTCTTTGAGAGCTTTTTCAGCTCTAAGATCATCAATTGAAGCTCTAGCGTCAGCTTCGGTATAAAGAAGAGCAGGCGATGTCAACAGCTCTCCGTTTTTAACCAATTCGTCTCTTTGTCTGATGAAATATAATTGTAGCTCTATGGAATCTTCGAAAACTTGTGAATCAGTCCTAGAAAGGTTCCTTGCTCGTTCCATGCAAGCAAAAAAGTCTTCTTGAAACACGTCCAAACGTTTGTACATACCTTTATCCATTCTCCTCTTTATTACATCTAAAGAAAGGGCTCGAACTCTGTAACATAAGGTTgatttaatgtttgttttttcgaaaacgTGATCGATAAAAGAAAACCCTTACTTTTTCCCGTTTATCTCTTCGTGCTCGGGTAGGTCTAACATCGAATCAGAATAGCATCTACCGTCATCGTCTTGATAATTGTAGACGTTGGTGAATAAATTGAGGAAGATATCCTGCACCGCAGCAGATACATCGGGCACGGTATTTTCGTCTTCTTTAAGTTGCATCTTAGTTTGAAAAAGAAACCTTTGAAGAACTAGTGCGTCTTTGTACAATTGTGAATCAGGTTCGTTATATTTACAAGCATTATCGAAAAGTAATACAAAATCGGTTGCTagttcttcaatattttcataatcgTTCGAACggattttttgagatattttttccatatctaTTGGATTACTTATTACTTCATAATAATCGGGGTATTCCATTTTTGACGGTAATCGCATAAAAGCTTGGGACAATTGTCGATTGTCTTTAGGATCACGATAATATCTTATAGCTTCAAAGAAACCTTTTAGAGTTTTTTCTAGAGGTGACAGGATCCGCCTGGGTTTGtatctaaaatcaaaatatttcaatcaacaatcaaaattatacataataaaacgaattattgtgaaaaaactcATTTCTAATGTAGTACAGCATTGCAAAACTATTCCCCGTACATAGGAACCTTCATCAAAGTCAATTAGGCAAATAACACCTAAATAGAAATAGCAATCGACTTTATGGGTCTTTTAAGACCAGCCAAATCTACCAAAAGTtgtttctttggaattttatcaaCATAAGACGATCAATTCAGAAGAGTATACGACCATTTGTTTGCCGGGAATCATTGAAGGAATGCGGAAAACGCCAAATGATATGACTATCCACCATACAGCCCTGATTTGTCACCCAAAGACTTCCTGCATATCAAAAACAAGCTACACAGTCAATGAtccaacaatttttataattataagtaGCCATTTTTTGAAGAAGGTATAAAATGTCTATCTAATTAAATTAAGCACATGACCCCAAATCGAAATGGCAACTAATTCTGTATGTCTTTCAAGACAAACCAAATCcgacaaaatttgtttttaaatggcTGCACATTCTTCAAGATCCACTGTTAATGTGTTAAAATTGGCATTGTACCAACTTTGTTTTCCAGAAGTCACTTGATAGTCAGTTGATAAACTATCTATAGCCCCGATTTGGCACCCAATGACTTCCTTTTGTTCCTGCTTATCAAAAACCAACTACAGGGTCAAtgattcaacaatttttattactacaagatctgtttttggaaaattgtttaaatGGATTGAAATTTTAAGGAACATGGTCACTTCAATATAAAATCTTCATCCAAGTTAATTAAGCATAAGACCGTCAGCTTTGAATGACACACAACCATTTTTTTGCCAGAAGTCATTAGAGAAAACGCCAGGTGATGGATTATCTAGTCTTGATTTAACCGTACAGCCCTGATTTGGTATCTAATGACTTCTTTTTGTTCCTGTATCACCAAACAGTCCCGATTTGatacccaatgatttctttttatccCTATATCACTGTATAGCTCAGATTTAGTACCTAATGACTTCCTTGAGTTCTTGTATATCACGGAACTGTATATTCAACAATTGAACGGTTTCCATCACTAAAAGAAGTTTTTAGAAAATGATCTAGACGCATGGAAATTTCATGGAATGTCGACATAAAATTCTTATTGAAGttgtattttatgtatataatacAGGATGATTGAAAGATGATACAATTATTATAGAATCTGAACTAGGTGGAGATTTGGttaagaactaaaaaaatgaGTGCAgtcaatttatatattcttaCGGTTTCAAAACTATCCTTTCCCTCTTTGGTTTTTCGGGCGTTATATTAACAGGTTTGAGTTGAATAGGTCTATTCAACAGGTACTTTTCGAGATTATTGGCATCTTCATAAATAGGagaattttcttcattaaattGTCTGCAGTTATTGAACATTAATTTGAAATCTTTAACGAGATCAGCCTCACTACTATACTGTTCCCCTTTGATTTTCGATtcaatttcaagaaaatctaTTGGTTCCGATATTACTTCGTAATATTCGGGATAAAGCTTCTTAGACGGTTTCTCTATGAACGCCAGCATCGGTTTTCTACCATCTTCAgtctagaaataatttatattttattaaataataaacaagatTCGAAATATATTTACCGTATAATCCAACATATATTTGGCTATGAGATGTAAACGTTTCTTTAGTATGGTAGAATCTTTTGGAGGACGTCCTCTTGTAGGTGCATACGTTCCCAAAGGATTATTTTTCGGTTTAGGACCAGGCTTTCGTCGTATCACCGTATTTTCTGTAAATAACTAAAACGCCACATCGCTGTCTTTCATTATGTTTTATTAAGCTTTCGTAAACTAAAGGGTTAGGAGCATTAGCAAGCATTAAACACATTTATAAAACATCATCTTATTAGCTAAGCATAAAACggaacaaaaaatatcgattttgttaccaaaaaataatttttctaggtGTTCTGTTTAAATTTTCCTATTGTTAAGTAGAGATGTCACTAAATACACCCTTTGCATTAATGCTTGAGTTTAGAGTACTTTAAATGTCTCTATAATGAGTGAAAGGTAGGGTAGTACTAAAACTAACTTTCAGAGacaaattattacattttttaggAGAACGATATGTTgggttttattttgtttccaaattCAGCATACTCCCTCAATTAATTTagagttattaaatttttatctcaACTGCTTTAGCCATTGCTATATAACTAATAATCCCACCGGAGGAGGAGACCCAATCTTATACCAACacctattttgattttttggacaTCCTATAGTCTATACTTTAATTATTTCAGTATTTAGATCAATTTCCCATGTTGTTAGACaagaaagtagaaaaaaaagaagcttttggAACATTAGGAATAGTTTATTCCATAATAGCAGTAGGTCTTTTAGGATTTATTGTTTGAGCTCATCATATagacaatttataaaaaaaacagtctccTAAGACATTTAACAGTTTGTCTTGGTTTTAACCACAACAGAAAAACTTTTGGTAACATATATAGGATAACATAAAATAGTTAGatggttaaaataaaaatacaaaaacaagcAAGTGCGTTAGCATACCTTTCGGTTTTTGTTAGTAACTCTTTGTGTTACCTGATCAACATCAAGTAGCTCTTGAACTTTAGACTGCATCAGTTTTTGTAACCTTACAGCATCctgaagataaaattaaaacgaCATTTACTATAAATCActaacaaatgaaataattttataattgtagAAATTCAATTGCCAAGTAAAACCACATGAATTGGATCggcaaatatttatttcaaagacattacaatattgaaaaaataattttgattcataaattaaatattctttattacaTAATAGGCATTATATTGATAGTTTTGAGAGATTTACTAGatgatcaataaaaataaatgttaaatttttccaaaattgtgttAAGCGATACTTGACAGCACATGTGAAAtgattttcatcatttttattcaaatttatcatatagtccaaataaattttttttcctccaATTAAATGACAAGATTCTATATAAATTGAAGCCctgtaaaaaatgtttacctTATACAGTTTAGAGGTAGGAATATTGTACTTTTTGGCATTTTCAAACATTATAGTCAAATCTCCTGCCACTTCGCTTAAAGTACCATAACCTTTCATGACTAGTTTCTTTCTTATTTGGTTCAAAGACATTGGATTTTTAATTTCACGATAATAGTCTGGATAGAATCTTCGAGAAGGAAGCTTCCAAAATGGATCTGACATTGGCCTGCCGTTTGTACCAGTTGCGGTCCTTACAGTTTCAAACAGTTTCCAATGGGGATGTTTGAGATCTATTGATGCTTCAAGCTAAACAAAACCACGTAtataattcaagaaaaatcattaaaaaattgtgtttgaactaaaattctctttttttaacCTCAAAGTTTATTAAAGCAGTAtgaattcaacaaaattttcaaacctCCTGTAGTTTGAAGCTATTTGGCTTAGTTTTATATTAGTACTGTCTCTTAGTACTTTGGttctataaaattgaaaaatcaacatttttgataatatttttttactttttaaaatggaataaaattctcaatttacaaaaatattgattttcattgatttcattttcatatgattctttaaaaataaataaataatctttgactactttgcaaaaaataatgaactaaaATCATAAAACTATGAAGTTCCcaagtgagatatttcccatatttattttcataaatccTCCTAAAAACAAGACTTTAAAAAAGTAATAGTAGTAGTAGATTCATATTATAGGGTCAGACTACCGGGGGCCAATTTCAAgtgacattttaaaattttactcACGTCATGGTCCTCGGTATCAGATCCTTCTTTATTACTAGACGATCGAACACTTCCACTTCTTACTTTCCTATGTTTAAATCTTAAGCCGTCACTAATAGGTGATACACTTGCTCCAGACCTGTGAAACCTATTGAGCCTTGGACTAACACCTACTCTATTTACACTTGATACACTATTTCTATTTACACTACCATTACCACTAAGTCTTTCCCGCACCGAAAC
Encoded proteins:
- the LOC130446098 gene encoding protein polybromo-1 isoform X4, with the protein product MSKRRRAGSLPKYTEDDSLDSIEASTSSGPTAHKRRKLFDPMEVCHQLVDILRNHKKEDGSLLSESFIRIPKRRQEPSYYEVVSNPIDLQKIHQKLKMDEYEDIDDLQCDIELMVNNAKSFYKKNTQEYKDAVEILDLFIITKNKLLTVDEDSSSKKSATNNKKHQQSPAVQTNSRRSLTKIVTKNNVNHDNDDDENDTDNSNDEEDNPFEELLTAVLNAKDENNKLLHLAFQLLPSKKRYPDYYEVIEQPVDLKMVTNKVNNNKYKFLIEMERDLLLMCKNACLYNEPGSHIYKQAKTLRKFVQAKRIEIDQRRGTMPVLATTVKNNSSPNAKTLGTRTSLNSSRTSVNSNSKSPPNSTKYRRSPSVTRSSSLLNSTRTSSGVNSRWHTPVSVRERLSGNGSVNRNSVSSVNRVGVSPRLNRFHRSGASVSPISDGLRFKHRKVRSGSVRSSSNKEGSDTEDHDLEASIDLKHPHWKLFETVRTATGTNGRPMSDPFWKLPSRRFYPDYYREIKNPMSLNQIRKKLVMKGYGTLSEVAGDLTIMFENAKKYNIPTSKLYKDAVRLQKLMQSKVQELLDVDQLFTENTVIRRKPGPKPKNNPLGTYAPTRGRPPKDSTILKKRLHLIAKYMLDYTTEDGRKPMLAFIEKPSKKLYPEYYEVISEPIDFLEIESKIKGEQYSSEADLVKDFKLMFNNCRQFNEENSPIYEDANNLEKYLLNRPIQLKPVNITPEKPKRERIVLKPYKPRRILSPLEKTLKGFFEAIRYYRDPKDNRQLSQAFMRLPSKMEYPDYYEVISNPIDMEKISQKIRSNDYENIEELATDFVLLFDNACKYNEPDSQLYKDALVLQRFLFQTKMQLKEDENTVPDVSAAVQDIFLNLFTNVYNYQDDDGRCYSDSMLDLPEHEEINGKKVRALSLDVIKRRMDKGMYKRLDVFQEDFFACMERARNLSRTDSQVFEDSIELQLYFIRQRDELVKNGELLTSPALLYTEADARASIDDLRAEKALKESIEDETETRSSEDSILKEINVNEEIRSTGDFNNIKEESMVDDTNTSKKINNVNEANGEEEDDDEEEEETMSNENELVNSKSPNDEKQLINNNEANSQSEDVSNNKMKSKDNTQGESVSDVKCTKTEKDSDSDNKKLSVNKELNINNTTNDAEPNDSDGTNGCASNEKCEKRTFQVGEFVYLEAKEKGCDTHILCIERLWENNGQQMIYGNYYFRPAETYHVSTRKFLENEVFKSDSYVAVPVEEIIGKCCVVNVKYYFTMRPEGYEDKDVYVCESRYRTRTRLFKKIKVYPDNPTIKLVPREVPIQPKRVMSVFRERIEKHKDELQELEDLERFDEKEKLNVVADNNMDIDDGNTYYEQFNTMCSGVIKTGDYVYVVADGGKQIIAQIDSIWETKDGKCYFRGPWFIQPTDIPHNPTRLFYKQEVFLSSLEETSPIVSIIGKCHVLELSDWVIYRPTEIPESDVYICASMYDEINKQVKKLTPGGLKKYIHSPIVTEDEIYFFNRVLNPPKKSNKNKVVTGYILYSREVRKQVVQNNPESTFGDISRIVGSEWKSLPQHEKQQWEEKASKLNEETKALLLLEQEQCGSPASSQPPPPPVDQVFECLWDNCDYQFEEVSDLIEHCVKDKESQGHVQAFYQENALTEFNCYWRNCSRAKKNVQPFPNMTRLIRHVRDMHINKGNGRSVPPENRSKNFKPSSKPPAVSRPTPSATPNAPPPVLSPNAQKPQEPMFISVPPRPQRVLHSEAYIKYIEGLQAENKHISPWERTLQATQENTPEPDMEKIKNVAVWLGRKADQHDNVVAALWNLRNQLLKDTLSLHKTL